GCAAGCACACGCCAAGGAATTATGACACCGACGGCAGAACTGCCACCACCCACGCCTGTGCCTTTGGTACAgcccgttgcgccccatgcgcatggcccggcgggcagcgcccggggtcgcgcccgtcaggtccaacatgacatcatgaatgaggggaacgatctcccttACTTTGCCcaagctagccagaacatcgccgctgcggtagtgcttctacgcggtgttcccgagcccgccaacccctaggagcgggcagtctaccagaacctccaggttctagtagaagccgccgccgtccaacaggcggaaagctccgcgtCGTGACTCtgacccgcgccctctctccccactgggggaaCAAGGATGCGCtagacggatcgctccattcgctcgcCGCCATAGCCGTCAGGCCCGGCTCGTGGTGCGGCAGTCGCACCACAGTTGGACCTGGCGCCTGCTTCACGCCAATCGCCCGTACACGAGCGGCTTGATCCGCACCAGGACGCTCGCAGCATCGTCGGCAACCGGCGTCGGGCCCAACACGATAACAATGTCCACCATACAGCAATAGGCGACACGCACcccggccaaaccatcgagggaagcggtGAAATGCGCCCCAGGTGTGGTCGCTGGCCGAACGACTAgagccccagccctgagggcccgggGCCACCAGCCTTCAGCCGGCGCAtccggagagcaccgttcccgCAGCAGTTCcggccgcccaccaacatcaccaaatacactggggagacaaacccaggcatttggcttgaAGACGTCCGGCTCGCCTGTCAAGCTGGAGGAGcggatgatgactttttcatcatccaatatcttcccatttgcgtagGGGAGCATAttcgggcatggctcgaattccttccacacgacagTATCCACGACTGGActgacctcaagagggtcttcgttgggaatttccaggggacgtacatCTGCCcgagaaactcctgggacctcaagagctggcagtaggagcccagcgaatccctgcgggattacatctgCAGGTTTTCCCAACgttgcaactccctccctaatgtcgtcgacgcagacgtcatcagcgctTTCCTCTCCGAGAcaaactgcgagtccctgatccacaagcttggctgcctaaaaccccgcACCACCCGTGATCTACTCGACGTCGCCACCAACCACACCTCTGGCGAGGAGGTAGTCGGAGCAGTCTTCAGcggaggccgggacaaaggcaagcccaagcgtGCGGAtccagacgaaggcccctccactcggaggggcaaaaagaacaggaAGGATCGACGCCGGACGGACGACACCGCGTTGATCGCCACAGCTGATCGCGCACCCAAGCAGCCCCgatagggactgcctgaccacttcaacaaactcatggatggtctgTGCCCCAATCACGCCtatcccgtcaaacacctctacaaggagtgcgagctcctcaaacgtttcctccgacAGGCCAGCGCGCCAAAGGAGGGGGACGGCAAGGAGCCAGCAGTCAGGAGGGGCGATGCGATAGGTAAGGATGGGGACAGTTTCCCTAAACccaaggagtgcatcatgatcttcggtggatccgacgccatctggtccaaacgccagcacaaggtatgctataggAAGGCATGCACCGCCGAAACGGCGTCCCCTCTTTTCTTAGGTGGTCGGAATccccaatcacctttgatcagagggaccatccatccTACGTCACGagaccaggatgctacccgctcgtcgttgaccccattatccgcaagaagcgcctcgccaaggtgctaatggacgggggcagcggtctcaacatcctgtacgtcgacaccctcgatgccatgcgcatcccccgatcagaGCTCCGCCCGGCGGGctccccttccatggggtaatcctaggagcgcagtcatacccgctcggacagattgatctgcccgtcacgttcggtagccgagccaacttccgctcggaggtcctcacctttgaagtggtagaCTTTccggggtcctaccatgccattttggggctgccatgctacgcaagattcatggcgatccccaactatacctacctcaagctgaagatgccgagaCCAAACGGTATCATCATAGTGAGTAGCACCTTTTCACACACCTTTGAGTGTgaccgcgagcactacgagctcgccaccgcgGTCGTCAACTCGTCTAAGCTCCTACagctcggggagtcatcaaccCCTGCAGTCCCAGACTTCAACAAATCAACCTCCTTGACGGCCTTCCAcccgctcaaggaaaccaaggcggtgggtatcaaccccaccaacccaaccaagatagtTCGGGTCAGGACCCAGCttccggccaaataggaaagcgagctcgtcgacttcctacgcgacaaccacgatgtcttcgcatggcaaccatctgacatgccagggataccccaagaggtcgccgagcacgcactacgccttACCCCGGGCTCTAAACCTATCAAACAACGTCTGTGTCGTTTCGACGACgaaaggcgtagggccataggcgaggaaatcgccaaactcctggcagctagGTTTATTAGGGAGGTCTTCTATTTTGACTGGCTTACCAATCCCGTCCTAGTCAGAAAAAAgactgggaagtggagaatgtgtgtcgattatactggacttaacaaagcatgcccaacgGATCATTTCCCATTatcgcgcatagaccagataattgactccaccttgggttgcgaaatcctctcctttctggatgcctactcaggctatc
Above is a genomic segment from Miscanthus floridulus cultivar M001 chromosome 3, ASM1932011v1, whole genome shotgun sequence containing:
- the LOC136543109 gene encoding uncharacterized protein, whose amino-acid sequence is MAIPNYTYLKLKMPRPNGIIIVSSTFSHTFECDREHYELATAVVNSSKLLQLGESSTPAVPDFNKSTSLTAFHPLKETKAVGINPTNPTKIVRVRTQLPAK